The Macrobrachium nipponense isolate FS-2020 chromosome 1, ASM1510439v2, whole genome shotgun sequence genome includes a window with the following:
- the LOC135218844 gene encoding circumsporozoite protein-like, whose protein sequence is MPIPTSWNTRGDAATDKTGMTRGDATTNRTGMIRGNATTNKTGMIRGNAATNKTGMFRGNAAINKIGMTRGDVATNKTGMIRRNATTNKTGMIRGNAATNKTGMIRRNATTNKTGMIRRNATTNKTGMIRRNATTNKTGMIRGNAATNRTGMIRRNATTDKTGMIRRNATTNKTGMIRGNAATNKTGMIRGNATTNKTGMIRGNAATNKTGMIR, encoded by the coding sequence ATGCCAATACCAACAAGCTGGAATACTAGAGGAGATGCCGCTACCGACAAAACTGGGATGACTCGAGGAGATGCCACTACCAACAGAACTGGAATGATTAGAGGAAATGCCactaccaacaaaactggaatgattagaggaaatgctgctaccaacaaaactggaatgttTAGAGGAAATGCCGCTATCAACAAAATTGGAATGACTAGAGGAGATGTcgctaccaacaaaactggaatgattagaAGAAATGCCactaccaacaaaactggaatgattagaggaaatgccgctaccaacaaaactggaatgattagaAGAAATGCCactaccaacaaaactggaatgattagaAGAAATGCCactaccaacaaaactggaatgattagaAGAAATGCCactaccaacaaaactggaatgatcaGAGGAAATGCCGCTACCAACAGAACAGGAATGATTAGAAGAAATGCCACTACAgacaaaactggaatgattagaAGAAATGCCactaccaacaaaactggaatgatcaGAGGAAATGCcgctaccaacaaaactggaatgattagaggaaatgccactaccaacaaaactggaatgattagaggaaatgctgctaccaacaaaactggaatgattagataa
- the LOC135218845 gene encoding circumsporozoite protein-like gives MIRGNATTNKTGMIRGNAATNKTGMIRGNATTNKTRMIRGNAATNKTGMIRGNATTNKTGMIRGNAATNKTGMIRGNAATNKTGMIRGNAATNKTGMIRGNAATNKTGMIRGKATTNKTGMTEGNVATNKTGITGGDAATNKTGMSGRKRRYQQKLE, from the coding sequence atgattagaggaaatgccactaccaacaaaactggaatgattagaggaaatgctgctaccaacaaaactggaatgattagagGAAATGCCACTACCAACAAAACTAGAATGATTAGAGGAAATGCtgctaccaacaaaactggaatgattagaggaaatgccactaccaacaaaactggaatgattagagGAAATGCTGCTActaacaaaactggaatgattagagGAAATGCTGCTACCAATaaaactggaatgattagaggaaatgccgctaccaacaaaactggaatgattagaggaaatgctgctaccaacaaaactggaatgattagagGGAAGGCCactaccaacaaaactggaatgactgAAGGAAATGTcgctaccaacaaaactggaattaCTGGAGGAGATGCcgctaccaacaaaactggaatgagtGGAAGGAAACGCCGCTACCAACAAAAACTGGAATGA
- the LOC135218846 gene encoding circumsporozoite protein-like — protein sequence MIRGNAATNKTEMIRGNAATNKTGRIRGNAATNKTGMIRGNAATNKTGMIRGNAATNKTGMTGGNAATNKTGMTGGNAATNKTGMIRGNAATNKTGMIRGNAATNKTGMIRGNATTNKTGMTRGTAATNNTGMTGGNAAINKTGRIRGNAATNQN from the coding sequence atgattagaggaaatgctgctaccaacaaaactgaaatgattagaggaaatgctgctaccaacaaaactggaagGATTAGAGGAAATGCtgctaccaacaaaactggaatgattagaggaaatgctgctaccaacaaaactggaatgattagaggaaatgccgctaccaacaaaactggaatgactgGAGGAAATGCcgctaccaacaaaactggaatgactgGAGGAAATGCtgctaccaacaaaactggaatgattagaggaaatgctgctaccaacaaaactggaatgattagaggaaatgctgctaccaacaaaactggaatgattagaggaaatgccactaccaacaaaactggaatgactaGAGGAACTGCCGCTACCAACAATACTGGAATGACTGGAGGAAATGCTGCTATCAACAAAACTGGAAGGATTAGAGGAAATGCTGCTACCAATCAAAACTGA